Proteins co-encoded in one Salvia splendens isolate huo1 chromosome 4, SspV2, whole genome shotgun sequence genomic window:
- the LOC121798953 gene encoding kinesin-like protein KIN-10B, which yields MATQPEKLCVTPTQRQTFSTPAKYRHQSISIAQVRVIVRLRPFLPHEISSRNGRPISCVSLQESEASSSNEVTVLLKDQETSRNECFNLDGFFGQDYNNVGQIFDREVRPLIPAIFQGYNATIFAYGATGSGKTYTMQGSDLLPGVMHLAVASILSDCKCTGSSVAVSYYEIYLDRCYDLLDPKEKEIMVLDDKDGQMHLKGLAQMEVDSTSKFHEIFNSALQRRKVVCTDLNDASSRSHGVLVITVSTPCHESTKKSVTGKLNLIDLAGNEDNRRICNEGIRLQESTKINQSLFALSNVIYALNNSKQRVPYRDSKLTRILQDSLGGTSHALMVACLNPGEYQECVHTVSLAARSRQVSNFVCPAHKKADSNMKVDMAAKLQAWLESKGKMKGGRKIFNSPFYSRSPCSVKPVRKFSTFTPSTKAVRNNELVLDSKERSSCKTGKKLFQGGVYTDYKREVENLSAAETNQDKLSVPVSVDASKSNPADEHVKETTTNKSVDASGQLQENEKIEALEKPYRKVLSPIHSNIERSHFVSSDPKTPTLRAVTCNRENSIHEYGTPLDKITSRSSSLKTSLLQDYIEFLNTASSEELMELKGIGQKMANYIIELRETSPLKSLGDLEKIGLSSKQVHNMFGRAARGLLENFIHNS from the exons ATGGCCACTCAACCAGAAAAGCTCTGCGTCACACCAACTCAGCGCCAAACCTTTTCAACCCCGGCCAAATATCGCCACCAATCCATCTCAATTGCGCAGGTCAGAGTGATCGTACGACTTCGTCCCTTTCTCCCTCATGAAATTTCTTCCAGAAATGGACGCCCCATCTCCTGCGTTTCTCTCCAAGAATCGGAAGCCTCTTCCTCAAATGAAGTCACCGTTCTTCTCAAAGATCAAGAAACCAG TCGAAATGAGTGcttcaatttggatggttttttcGGGCAAGACTACAACAATGTGGGTCAGATTTTCGACAGGGAAGTGAGGCCTTTGATTCCGGCAATATTTCAGGGATACAACGCCACCATCTTTGCTTACGGCGCCACCGGCAGCGGAAAAACCTATACTATGCAG GGGAGTGATTTGCTGCCTGGTGTAATGCATCTTGCGGTTGCGAGCATCTTGTCCGACTGCAAGTGCACGGGAAGTAGCGTTGCAGTATCGTACTACGAGATATACTTGGACAGATGTTATGATCTGTTAGATCCTAAAGAAAAGGAGATCATGGTTTTGGATGACAAGGATGGACAGATGCATCTCAAGGGGCTGGCTCAAATGGAAGTCGATTCAACCAGCAAGTTTCATGAGATTTTCAACTCTGCACTCCAAAGGCGGAAGGTTGTTTGCACGGATCTGAATGATGCATCGAGCCGTAGCCATGGCGTGCTAGTGATTACTGTATCCACCCCTTGTCATGAATCAACCAAAAAAAGTGTCACTGGCAAACTTAACCTCATTGATTTAGCAG GTAATGAAGACAACAGGAGAATTTGCAATGAAGGAATTCGACTTCAAGAGAGCACTAAGATCAACCAATCTCTTTTTGCACTATCGAACGTGATATATGCACTTAATAACAGCAAGCAGAGAGTACCATACAGAGACAGCAAATTGACACGCATATTACAGGATTCTCTCGGAGGAACAAGCCACGCCCTTATGGTGGCTTGTCTG AATCCAGGAGAGTACCAAGAATGTGTTCATACAGTTAGCTTGGCAGCACGGTCTCGCCAAGTTTCCAATTTTGTATGCCCTGCTCATAAAAAAGCAGACTCAAACATGAAAGTTGACATGGCGGCAAAGCTCCAGGCATGGCTAGAATCCAAAGGCAAAATGAAAGGTGGTCGGAAAATATTCAATTCTCCATTTTACAGTAGAAGTCCTTGTTCGGTGAAACCTGTGAGGAAGTTCAGTACTTTTACACCATCAACTAAAGCTGTCAGAAACAACGAACTAGTTCTGGATTCAAAAGAGCG GAGTTCATGTAAAACAGGAAAAAAACTATTTCAGGGTGGAGTTTACACTGACTATAAAAGAGAG GTTGAAAACCTTTCTGCTGCAGAAACTAACCAAGACAAGCTTTCTGTCCCAGTTTCTGTGGATGCATCAAAATCAAATCCTGCTG ATGAACATGTTAAggaaacaacaacaaacaaaagTGTCGATGCCAGTGGCCAGTTACAGGAAAATGAGAAAATCGAAGCACTTGAGAAGCCCTATAGGAAGGTCCTCTCGCCAATTCACTCCAACATTGAGAGATCCCATTTTgtttcttcggatccaaagactCCTACATTACGTGCAGTAACATGTAATAGAGAAAATAGCATCCATGAGTATGGTACCCCACttgataaaattacttctcggAGCTCCAGCTTGAAG ACTTCTCTTCTCCAAGATTACATAGAATTCTTGAATACGGCAAGCAG TGAGGAGCTAATGGAGCTAAAG GGCATTGGGCAAAAGATGGCTAATTACATCATTGAGCTGAGGGAAACAAGTCCTTTAAAATCT CTCGGCGACCTGGAGAAGATAGGCCTTTCCTCAAAGCAG GTGCATAACATGTTTGGAAGGGCTGCAAGAGGACTTCTTGAGAATTTCATACACAACTCCTAG
- the LOC121800758 gene encoding secreted RxLR effector protein 161-like produces the protein MVSRFMSDPGIEHWHALKWILRYLRGTTDYGIEFGTGKGDQKEAFIGFCDSDYAVSVDTRKSQSGYVFCLYGSVVSWKSSLQSVVALSTTEAEYIAMAEAVKESFWLKGILADFGVEQDSVEI, from the coding sequence ATGGTTAGCAGATTCATGTCAGATCCTGGGATTGAGCATTGGCATGCTTTAAAATGGATTCTAAGGTATTTGAGAGGCACAACTGATTATGGGATTGAGTTTGGGACTGGGAAAGGAGATCAAAAGGAGGCCTTTATAGGCTTCTGCGATTCAGATTATGCAGTGAGTGTTGACACAAGAAAGTCCCAATCCGGCTATGTTTTCTGTCTTTATGGAAGTGTGGTGAGCTGGAAATCAAGTTTACAATCTGTAGTTGCATTATCTACTACGGAGGCTGAGTATATTGCTATGGCAGAGGCAGTCAAGGAGAGCTTTTGGCTCAAGGGAATTCTAGCAGATTTTGGTGTTGAACAAGATTCTGTGGAGATATGA
- the LOC121798954 gene encoding metallothionein-like protein type 2 has translation MSCCSGNCGCGSSCKCGSGCNGCSMYPGLNYSEAAGAAETLVLGVAPQKTYSEGGEMAMGEGDGCKCGSSCSCDPCSCK, from the exons ATGTCTTGCTGCTCTGGTAACTGCGGTTGCGGATCCAGCTGCAAGTGCGGCAGCGGCTGCAATGG CTGCAGCATGTACCCGGGGTTGAACTACTCGGAGGCTGCCGGCGCCGCCGAAACCCTTGTGCTCGGCGTTGCTCCTCAGAAGAC ATACTCTGAGGGAGGGGAGATGGCTATGGGCGAAGGCGACGGATGCAAGTGCGGATCTAGCTGCAGCTGCGATCCATGCAGCTGCAAGTGA
- the LOC121797645 gene encoding RHOMBOID-like protein 1, with translation MDNAANSIQVRVHSRRGANMIHPVSIESPSPSPAAPVVYREVKHFKKWFPWLIPFFILVNTLMFIITMAVNNCPKNSVSCLAPFLGSLSFQPFKENPLLGPSSSALEKMGALDVGKVVHQHQGWRLITCMWLHGGVFHLLANMLSLLVIGIRLEREFGFAKIGLLYLISGFGGSLLSALFIQSNISVGASGALFGLLGGMLSELITNWSIYANKIAALSTLIVIIAINLAVGILPHVDNFAHLGGFMSGFLLGFVFLIRPQFGWVSQRYAPAGSVTSATPRFKPYQCILWVLSLIFLIVGFTVGLVLLLRGEDLNDHCSWCHYLSCVPTSRWSCNTQPISCQAVQSGNQYTLTCSNSSKSRTYSLVNPTTTQIQGLCTQLCR, from the exons ATGGACAATGCCGCCAACAGCATACAGGTCCGAGTCCACTCACGGCGGGGCGCCAACATGATCCACCCTGTTTCCATCGAGTCTCCGTCGCCGTCACCAGCCGCTCCCGTCGTCTACAGAGAAGTCAAGCACTTCAAGAAATGGTTCCCGTGGCTCATACCTTTCTTCATACTCGTGAACACGCTCATGTTTATCATAACAATGGCTGTCAATAATTGCCCCAAGAATTCCGTCTCCTGCCTCGCTCCCTTTCTCGGGAGCCTTTCCTTTCAGCCATTCAAGGAAAATCCCCTTCTTGGCCCTTCCTCTTCCGC GTTGGAGAAGATGGGGGCTCTGGATGTGGGTAAAGTTGTACATCAACATCAAGGATGGAGGCTTATCACCTGTATGTGGTTACATGGCGGAGTTTTTCACTTGCTCGCCAACATGTTGAGTCTGTTAGTCATTGGCATCCGACTTGAGCGAGAATTTGGATTCG CGAAAATTGGTTTGCTTTATCTCATTTCTGGATTTGGTGGAAGTCTTCTATCTGCTCTTTTCATTCAATCAAATATATCAGTTGGTGCTTCTGGTGCACTCTTCGGATTGTTGGGAGGAATGCTGTCGGAGCTTATTACTAATTGGAGTATATATGCTAACAAG ATAGCAGCTTTGTCTACACTTATTGTGATTATTGCCATCAACCTAGCAGTAGGAATCCTCCCGCACGTTGACAACTTTGCTCATCTTGGAGGTTTTATGTCCGGTTTCCTTCTTGGTTTCGTGTTCTTGATCCGCCCTCAGTTTGGTTGGGTCAGCCAGAGATATGCTCCAGCTGGGTCAGTGACTTCAGCTACCCCCCGATTCAAGCCTTACCAGTGCATCCTTTGGGTGCTTTCTTTGATCTTTCTTATTGTCGG GTTCACGGTGGGGTTGGTTCTGCTCCTCCGTGGTGAGGATCTAAACGATCACTGCTCGTGGTGCCATTATCTCAGCTGTGTTCCTACTTCCAGATGGAGCTGCAACACGCAGCCCATCTCGTGTCAGGCTGTGCAAAGCGGGAACCAGTACACGTTGACATGCTCGAACAGCAGCAAAAGCAGGACGTATTCACTTGTTAATCCGACAACGACTCAAATTCAAGGACTATGCACTCAACTTTGTCGATAG